From Eleftheria terrae, the proteins below share one genomic window:
- the ftsL gene encoding cell division protein FtsL — protein MTRFNLLLFIALVLSGLYLVRVSYEARRLFVEVERSQNEAHALDTEFEQLELDKRAEATPLRVEKTAREKLQMRIPSAAVTHYVTLPAAAASAAAPRPAASAAQAPAAAGSQP, from the coding sequence ATGACCCGCTTCAACCTGCTGCTGTTCATTGCGCTGGTGCTCAGCGGGCTCTACCTCGTGCGGGTGTCCTACGAGGCGCGGCGCCTGTTCGTCGAGGTGGAGCGCAGCCAGAACGAGGCCCACGCACTGGACACCGAGTTCGAGCAACTCGAGCTGGACAAGCGCGCCGAGGCGACGCCGCTGCGGGTCGAGAAGACCGCCCGCGAGAAGCTGCAGATGCGCATCCCCTCGGCGGCCGTCACCCACTACGTGACCTTGCCGGCCGCCGCCGCCAGTGCCGCCGCGCCGCGGCCGGCGGCTTCTGCGGCGCAGGCACCTGCTGCTGCCGGGAGTCAGCCGTGA